TCGAGCGCTGGATCGACGAGCACCGTCACCTGCTGAAGCCGCCGGTGGGCAACAAGTGCATCGTCGACGGCGACTTCATCATCATGATCGTGGGCGGCCCGAACGCGCGCACCGACTATCACTACGACGAAGGCCCCGAGTTCTTCTACCAGATTGAGGGCGAGATCACGTTGAAAGTGCAGGTCGACGGCGCGGCACGCGACATCCCGCTGCGCGCCGGAGAGATCTTCTACCTACCGCCACGCGTACCGCATTCGCCGAACCGCGCCGCCGGCTCCATCGGCCTGGTGATCGAGCGCCGCCGCGTCGCCGGCGAGAAGGACGGCCTGCTGTGGTTCTGCGAGCACTGCAACCACAAGCTGTACGAGGAGTACTTCGTGCTCGACAGCATCGAGCGTGATTTTCCGCCGGTGTTCGAGCGCTTCTACGGCTCGCGCGAAGCGCGCACCTGCGACGCCTGCGGCCACCTCAACCCGGCGCCTGCGAAGTACGCCTAGGAAACCATGGCCGGCATCGCCAGCCTACGGAGCCGGTGAACGGCCCAGCCACTTGTGCGCCATCCGCCGCAGCGAAGCATCGAGGCTGGCGTCGGCGGCCACATCCGTCACCGCTCGCCACGCCAGCGCGCGCGATTCGGCATTCACCGCGAAGCGATCTTCCGTCCCCGCGCGAACCACGTAGCGCACGTCGTAATGCCAATGTTCCGGCTCATCGGCGCGCGCAGGAATACGATGCCGGTCGATATCGAAGATGCCGCCCTCGACGCGCAGGCCGGCGACGCCGGTTTCCTCCTGTGCCTCGCGCAACGCCACGCGCGCCAGATCGGGGTCGCCATCGGCATGGCCGCCCGGTTGCAGCCAGCGATCCAGTTTGCGGTGATGCATCAACAGTACGCGTGTCCCTTCCGCGCTCACCAGCCAGCACGAACCGGTGAAATGGCCAGTCGTATTGCTGCGCTCGAATGCATCCGCGTGCGTATGCAGGAAGGTCTCGAACTGCGCGGCCGTCGCTGCCTCCCCCTGCCATTGGTCACGGTAGCGCCGGATTGCATCGATCATGATGATGGCTGGCTGTTGCATGGACATCCGTTGAGTAGGCTGAAACGCATCGCGGCATGTTTCGCCGCAACATGAACGAAGCTTGTACATCATCTATTGCTGGGCTATGTTGGCCCGCCATTGCCTGCCCGTAACGCCTATCCGCCGCAGAGCGGAAGCGGGCAAAAATCACTTGAGGGGAGCTTGATGATAAAAGGTCTATTTGCCACTCACGCCATCGAGGCGATGCCTCATGTGGACGCCGGCGAACCCGTCGAAGGCAACTCGACCGGCGAGGTCACGCTGAAGCGGGCACTGACCGCACGCCACCTGGTGATGCTTGGCATCGGTGCGGTGATCGGCGCCGGCATCTTCGCCATCACCGGCACGGCGGCTGCACAATTCGCCGGCCCCGCCTTGATCCTCAGCTTCCTGATTGCCGCCGTCGCCTGTGGCCTGGCCGGCATGTGCTACGCGGAATTCGCCGCCATGCTGCCGGTTTCCGGCAGCGCCTATTCTTATTCTTACGCCACCCTGGGTGAAGTGGTCGCCTGGTTCGTCGGCTGGGCGCTGGTACTCGAATACCTGTTCGCTGCGTCGACCGTGGCGGTGGCCTGGTCGGGCTACTTCGGCGAAATGCTGCGCATGCTCAGTTCGATGACGGGGCTGAATTTCAACTTGCCGACGGCACTCTCCTCGGCCCCGCTCACCTTCGCCACAGGAGGCCACA
This window of the Rhodanobacter soli genome carries:
- a CDS encoding 3-hydroxyanthranilate 3,4-dioxygenase, translating into MALLPPINLERWIDEHRHLLKPPVGNKCIVDGDFIIMIVGGPNARTDYHYDEGPEFFYQIEGEITLKVQVDGAARDIPLRAGEIFYLPPRVPHSPNRAAGSIGLVIERRRVAGEKDGLLWFCEHCNHKLYEEYFVLDSIERDFPPVFERFYGSREARTCDACGHLNPAPAKYA
- a CDS encoding NUDIX hydrolase; protein product: MQQPAIIMIDAIRRYRDQWQGEAATAAQFETFLHTHADAFERSNTTGHFTGSCWLVSAEGTRVLLMHHRKLDRWLQPGGHADGDPDLARVALREAQEETGVAGLRVEGGIFDIDRHRIPARADEPEHWHYDVRYVVRAGTEDRFAVNAESRALAWRAVTDVAADASLDASLRRMAHKWLGRSPAP